TCCCGAAGGGACTCAGGGGTATTGCCAGCGCTTCGTTCAGCGCGCCGTGTGCAAGTTGCGGCACTATCTGTTTCTCGATTTTTTCCCGGTAATATTCTGCCTCGAAAATATGGGTGTCGGGCATAGCATCGGATCGGTAGAGCTCAACGGCCAGGGGTTCCTCTTTCCCCTGGTGTTCCTTAAAGGAGGGGGATGTGCCGAAATGTAAGAGCGCAGCCAGGGTGTTGCCCTCACGCCTGAAGAGCACGGCGAATGGAGCCTGGAAGTTTTGCGTCGCCGTTTCGAGAATGGCCTGGAGAAGCGGTTGCGCCTCCTCTTCGGGAGTGAGCTTTTTCTCAGAGAGTGCTTTTGCGATGATCCTGTAGTTGGCGTCCATCTCTGCAAACTCTGCTTTGAGAATCAGGTTTTCCCGGGTCGTTTCCAGATAGCTAAGAAGCTCTTCTACCTGATGGATCACTTCTCTGTTGTTCGGGTTGTCTCGTGGGAAAACGAGAACGAAAAACCCACTGCTCTGGTGAAATGCGGCATTGAGGGGCAGAAAATGCACGCAGAGAGGGGCCGGCAGATGGAGATTTTTCCGTATCAGCTCTTTTAAGCTGTCGTCGCCTTTCTCCCTCACCGCTTCCAATTTGAACCGGAAGAGCTCTTTTGGCGGGGAGAGGTGTATCAGGTCTTTTGGCCCCACGTGGGCCGTTACACGGACGATCCCGGCCTCGCTGTTTACCTCGATGTAGGAAACGGAGACGAGCTCGGGGAAAAGAAGGAGCAATTTCGATGGGGTTGCCGCGAGAAGGTTTTCAACGGACCCCGCTCTGGCCTTTTCCCTCACGAATCTTGCGAAGGCCTGGTATTTTGCTTCCAGGTTGAGCATTTTCCCTTTTAACAATAGTATTTAGATTATTTATAATATTGAAACTCACGAATGAAAAGATAAATTTTTCTCCAGCCCCGGTCTCGATGAGAGGTTATGGAGCCCATATGGGTGAGTCTCTATGAATCTGCTTGCGCTCTTTTTTATCGTCCTTTCGGCTCTCTTTCACGCCCTCTGGAACGTTGTCCTCAAAACGTCGGACAGGAAGATGTCTTTCAACATATTCATGCACCTTGCTGCGATCGGCATCTTCTCGATATTTTTCCTGGTCTGGAAGGGGAAAATACCGCTGCCGGGGTTCAGGCTCGGGGTTATCGTGGTTACGGCGGGTTTCTTCTTTTTCCTCTACCACCTTTGCCTTACCGACTCGTACGAGACGACGGAGGTGTCGCTCGCCTATCCTCTCACCACGACGGGCCCTCTCTACATACCGCTCTGGGCGTACATCTTTCTCGGCGAAAAGCTCTCCATCGAGGGCTGTTTCGGCATACTGCTCGTTTTCTTCGGGGCATACACGATACAGATGAAGACACTGAACCTGAAAGGGATGGTGGAGCCGCTGAGAAGCTTGAGAAATCCGGGGGTCTTCCTGGCGATGGCGGCGGGTTTTTTCTACTCGATCGGGGCGGTGGTGGACAAGAAAGGGGTGACGGACTTCGACGTGTTTACCTACACCTACTATCTCGATTCGGTTCTCGTGTTTTTTCTCCTGTGCAACCACGTCCTGATCCGGGGGAACAAAAGGGACCTTCTCCCGGAGCTTCGCGCGAGCTGGCCGAAGATAGCTCTTGCCGGCGGTATCCTTTTCGGGTCCTTTCTGTGCTACCGCCTCGGCCTTCGCATTGCCCCCGTGAGCTACGCAGTTTCTGCGCGGCAGATGAGCGCGGTGTTCGGCGTTTTGCTCGGCATTGCCCTGTTTCGGGAGTCTTTCGGCGGAATGCGGCTTACAGGAGCGCTCCTGATCAGCCTCGGGGTCGTGCTGATAAAATTCGGATAGGTCAGCTTTTGAACCGGTCCCGAGGAACGGGGAGAGCCGTGGCCTGCCCTTTCGCGATGAGTTTTCCCGATTCGTTCGTTACCCGGTAATCGACGACCATCAGGCTCTTTCCCCGGTGGGTGAGGTCGCACTCTGCGGTTATCCTCTCCCCCGGCATTGCCGCCCTGAAGGTGTTGAAGCTCCACTGGACTCCCACGGCGTCTGTTACCGAGTTCACGGCAATCGCGAAGGCCACGTCCGCGAGGGCAAAGATCAACGCCCCGTGGGCTATGTTGTGGGCATTGAGATATTCGTCTTTCACCACCACCGAGATCCTCACGTACCCTTCACGCGCCTCTTCGAGCTCCATGCCGAACAGCTCGATCACGCGGTCGTTTTCCATGATGAACTGAACCCTCTCCATCATGCACCCTTCACGATTTTTTCGGGTTATTGTATCAGGTATTTCACCCTCTGTTAAAATATCTTTTAGATCTGCTTTGGGAGGTAGCATGGATGGTCAATTTTCAGGGGGGTACCGTTACAACCACTACGGGTGGTACCTCCGGGAGCGGTTCGGCCGGCGGGTCTACAAGATAATGGTGGATGGTGACTTCACCTGTCCCAACAGGGATGGCACAAAGGGGAAAGGGGGGTGTATATACTGCAACAACGAGGCCTTTACCGTGGGAATCATCGGGGAAGGCAATCCTGTTTCCTTCCAGGTGCATGCGGCGCTGAGGGAAAAGGAGGGGAAGAGGAAATACCGGGATGCCCGGTTTCTCGTCTACTTTCAGAAATATTCGAATACCTACGGAGACGTTGCGTATCTCGAGAGGGTTTACCGCGAGGCCCTCGTTTCCGAGGGGATAGCGGGAATCGTGATCGGTACGAGGCCCGACTGTATCGACGGGGATGTTGTATCGCTTCTTGGTAGGCTGGGCCGGGAGACTTATCTTTCCGTTGAGCTCGGCCTTCAGACGGTTGATGACCGGGTTCTCTCCCGGGTGAACAGGGGGCACGGGTTCGATGATTTTATCCGGGCGGCTGCGCTGCTAAAGGACGCGGGGATCGAATTCGGCGCCCATCTGATATACGGGCTTCCCGGGGACTCGCGGGAGAGCTTCATTGAGGGGGCACAACG
Above is a genomic segment from Deltaproteobacteria bacterium containing:
- a CDS encoding EamA family transporter, translating into MNLLALFFIVLSALFHALWNVVLKTSDRKMSFNIFMHLAAIGIFSIFFLVWKGKIPLPGFRLGVIVVTAGFFFFLYHLCLTDSYETTEVSLAYPLTTTGPLYIPLWAYIFLGEKLSIEGCFGILLVFFGAYTIQMKTLNLKGMVEPLRSLRNPGVFLAMAAGFFYSIGAVVDKKGVTDFDVFTYTYYLDSVLVFFLLCNHVLIRGNKRDLLPELRASWPKIALAGGILFGSFLCYRLGLRIAPVSYAVSARQMSAVFGVLLGIALFRESFGGMRLTGALLISLGVVLIKFG
- a CDS encoding hotdog fold thioesterase; translated protein: MENDRVIELFGMELEEAREGYVRISVVVKDEYLNAHNIAHGALIFALADVAFAIAVNSVTDAVGVQWSFNTFRAAMPGERITAECDLTHRGKSLMVVDYRVTNESGKLIAKGQATALPVPRDRFKS
- a CDS encoding TIGR01212 family radical SAM protein, which gives rise to MDGQFSGGYRYNHYGWYLRERFGRRVYKIMVDGDFTCPNRDGTKGKGGCIYCNNEAFTVGIIGEGNPVSFQVHAALREKEGKRKYRDARFLVYFQKYSNTYGDVAYLERVYREALVSEGIAGIVIGTRPDCIDGDVVSLLGRLGRETYLSVELGLQTVDDRVLSRVNRGHGFDDFIRAAALLKDAGIEFGAHLIYGLPGDSRESFIEGAQRVSDAGVSLVKLNHIHVVRDTKLEEMWREGSFTPPTYDEYLAAVCDFLEYLSPEATVARLIGTTPGKYLLAPRWERGSAGFIQDVSGELKRRGTYQGIKRPS